The Microvirga thermotolerans sequence CGGAAATCATCGTGATCAGCAACAATGGCCAGGCCACCGATCTGGCGCAGTTCACGTCTCTCGGCGTGGATCCGACACGGAAATCGACGCTAATCGTCAAATCGATGCAGCATTTCCGGGCCGCCTTCGAGCCCATTGCGCGGGAGGTCCTCGAGGTTGACTCCGGAGCCCTCTCCACGCGCAACTTCAAGGAACGCCCATACAAAAAGATTCGTCGGCCGATCTGGCCGCTCGATCCGATCTGAATTTGCCGGAACGGACCCGCGCCGGCCGGACCGAGGCTCGTCAGTCGACGGGCTCTGTGATGAGGAGGAAGGAAACGTGCAGATGCAGGCAGATATTGTTCTGCGTAACGGGCCGATCTGGTGCGGTCGCCAGGAAGGTGTCGTAGAAGCTCTCGCCATATGGCAGGGACGCGTGCTCGCAGCGGGCGCCGACCGGGAGGTGTCGACCCTGGTCGGCCCCTCCACGCGAATTATCGACCTCGACGGAAGGCTTGCCACGCCCGGGCTCAACGATTCCCATCTCCATCTCATTTCGCTCGGGCTCATGATGGACTGGGTGGACGCGAAGCCGACGACGGTCTCGACCCTCGACGGGCTGCTCTCGAGCATCCGGGAGCGGGCATCGAGATCCCGTCCGGGAGAGTGGATCCTCGCACGCGGCTACGACCAGACGAAGCTCGACGTACAAAGGCACCCGCACAGAAGCGAGCTCGACAGGGCGGCACCGGACAATCCTGTGATGCTGGTGCGAACCTGCGGCCACGTCTCCATCTGCAACTCGAGGGCTCTGCAGCTTGCAGGGATCGACGAATCCTCGGCCAGTCCGCCCGGCGGGCTTATCGAGCAGCAGAACGGACGTCTGACCGGCCTTCTCGCGGAGAACGCACGCGCTCCCGTCTGGGCGGTCATTCCATCTCCCGACGAGGAACAGCTCGTCGCCGCGATCGAGCGCGGCGGACGGCATCTGCTCTCCTATGGCATCACGAGCTGCATGGACGCGGCAGTCGGCCAGCGCGGCGGGTTCGGCGAGATCTCGGCCTATCATCGTGCGAAACGGGAAGGGCGGCTGCCCGTCAGAACCTGGCTCACCTTGCTCGGCGATCCGGACCGTTCCATCGTGCCGCAATGCTACGAGGCGGGCCTGATCACGGGCACCGGCGACGACATGCTGATGATCGGTGCGGTGAAGCTCTTCCTCGACGGTTCGGCCGGCGGACGCACGGCCTGGATGTCGCGCCCCTATCTGGGCGAGGATCGCACGACCGGCGTTCAAATGATGCCGGACGAGACCGTCAACGAACTCGTCATGGACGCGCACGTCAAGGGCTATCAGCTTGCCTGCCATGCGATCGGCGACGCGGCCATCGAACAGCTGATCGCGGCCTACGAGCGGGCGCTCGAGGCCCATCCCGATCCCGACCGCCGCCACCGGATCGAGCATTCCGGCTTCTCGACTCCCGAGCAGCACGCGCGCATGGTCGCCGCCGGGATCTATCCGTGCCCGCAGCAGGTGTTCATCTACGACTTCGGCGACGCCTACATCTCGGTCCTCGGGGAGGAACGTGCCCTGGGAAGCTACCCGTTCAAGACCTGGATGGATCTGGGGCTCAAGCCGGCAACGGGCAGCGACGCGCCGGTATGCGAGCCGAATCCTTTCCCGAACTTCTACGCCATGCTGACGCGCAAGACATGGAAGGGCACGCTCATGGATGTGAGCGAGCGCGTGTCGATCGAGGAAGCGCTTCAGGCCTACACGGAGTTCGGGGCCTTTTCCCAGAAGCTGGAACACGTCAAGGGACGTCTCGTTCCAGGGCAACTCGCCGATGTCGCCGTCTTCTCGCGCAACCTGCTGACGGCAAGCGCGGACGACATTCTTGACAACACTCGCTGCGATCTTACGATCCGAGGAGGTGCGATCGTTCACGACCGTCATGGCGTGGCTTAAAATAAAGAGGGACGCGCCTGAACAGCCATCGGCACTCACGCAAGGGGTGCTCGAAGTGCACGGAACCGGCACGAGATCGAACCCGTGCGCGACCAATCATCTGGAGGACCACCGTGCTGAAGAAACTCGCCATCACAACGGCAATCGCCCTGGTCATGGGCGGTGTCGCCGAGGCGCAGACGCCCCGCAAGGGCGGAACGATCCGTTTCACCGCGCCTTACGGATCGAGCTTCGCCAATCTCGACATCCACACCTCGAACCGTGCGCAGGACGAGATCTGGGCAAAGGCTATCCATCGCTCCCTCTACAACTGGGATGCGGCGGCCGGGAAGCCGGTGCTCGAGCTCGCGAAGTCGGTGGACGTCTCGGCCGACGGCCTGACCTACACGTTCAAGCTGCGAGACGATGCTTATTTCCATAACGGGCGCAGGCTGAAGGCAGACGACGTCATCTGGACCTACAATCACATCATGGACGGGACCAAGGCCTATCCGGGCGCCCGTTACGTGCGCATGATCAAGGGTGCGGTCGATGTGGAGAAGGGCCAGGCGAAGACGATCTCCGGCCTGAGGAAGATCGACGACGACACCTTCGAGATGACTCTCACCGAGAAGGTCGAGCCGGGCTTCTACTTCTGGACCGCCACGACGTCGATCTACCCGGCCGAGGAAGCGCAGAAGGAATCCTTCACCACGAACCCGATCGGCCTGGGCCCCTACAAGCTTGCCGAGTATGTCCCCGGCTCCCGTCTGGTCGCCGAACGGTGGGACAAGTTCTACAAGGCCGGCAAGCCTTATGCGGACAAGGTCTCCATCATGATCATGGGCGAGGCTTCGGCCCGCGACGTGGCCTTCCGCAACAAGGAGATCGATGCCTCCATTCTCGGCCCTGCCCAGTATGTCGCCTACAAGAGCGATCCGGATCTGTCGAAAGGCCTTCTGGAAGTTGCGGAGGTCTACACCCGTGTCATGGGCTTGAACCCCGAATTCAAGCCTTTTGCGGACAGGCGCGTGCGACAGGCCATCAATCATGCCATCGACGCGGACCTCATCATCAAGAAACTTGTGAAGGACAAAGCTTATCGCGCGACGAGCTGGCTCCCCCCCACCTCGCCCGGCTTCGACAAGTCGGTGAAGCCTTATTCCTACGATCCGGAGAAGGCGAAGAAGCTCCTGGCCGAGGCAGGTTATCCCAACGGCTTCGAATTCGAGTGGACGGCCACGTCCAACGAGAGCTGGGGCATTCCCATCGTCGAGGCCGTCATCCCGATGCTCGAGAAGGTCGGAATCAAGGTCAAGATCAAGCCCGTTGAGGGGTCGGTCCTGTCCGAAGTGGTCCGCAAGGGCGAGTACCAGGCGTTCATCTGGTCGCTCTCGACGGGTCCCGATCCGCAGGCGGCCCTGAAGTGCTTCCACTCGAAGATTCCGCAATCGGCCTGCAACTACACCCTCTTTAAGAACGAACAGGTGGACAAGCTCCTGGACGAAGCCGGAGAGACCGGCGACCCGGCCAAGAAGGAGGAGAACCTCAAGAAGGTCAACAACATCATCTTCGAGGAAGCGCCCTACTGGTTCTTCAACTACAACAAGGCCGTCATGGCGCACCAGCCCTGGCTCAAGGGGCTCCAGGCCAATGCGACGGAACTCGCCATCCAGAACTACGAGGAAATGTGGGTCGACGAGTCGTCGCCGGCAGCCAAGTGATCCTCTAGTCCTCCACTCGCGACAAGTCCTGGTTCTTCTCCCGACAGGAGAAGAACCAGGCATGGTTCCCCTGAATGGCAGCTTTCCTTTTTCGGCGCCTTCTGCAAACGGTCCCGATCCTGCTCGCGGTCGCGCTGATCATCTTCGTGCTTTTCAGCGTCATCCCCGGCACGTTCGCCTCGAGCATGAGCGACGACGGCCGCAGCGTGATCGATGTGGCGGTCATGGAGCGCATGAACAAGGAGTTCGGCTTCGGCGACCCGGTCTACGTGCGTTTCGGGAAATACGTATCGCAGCTTGTGCAGTTCGACCTCGGCACCTCGTTCCGCACCCGCCAACCCGTCGCCAAGGTCCTGGCCGAGCGCATGTGGCCGACCTTCATTCTCACCGTCGCCTCGATGCTCTTCGCCATAGCGGTCGGCGTCCCGCTCGGCTTCGTTGCGGCATTGCGACCGGGAAGCCTGATCGACACCCTCTCGATGGTCGGCGCCGTCTCCGGCCTGTCGCTGCCCAAGTTCTGGCTCGGGCTGATGCTGATGTACCTGTTCGCTCTCGTCCTCGGATGGCTGCCGAGCTTCGGCTACGGGGACGGAAGCCTGCGCCATCTCGTTCTCCCTTCAGTGGCTCTCGGGGTCGCTCCCATGGCTCTCCTCGCGCGGACCACGCGGGCCGCCGTGCTCGAGATCATGAACGCCGATTTCGTGCGCACCGCGCGCGCCAAGGGCATGAGCGAGAGCAAGGTGGTCCGCTGGCACCTGGCGCGAAACGCCCTGGTCATCATCCTGACGACCATCGGCCTGCAGTTCGGGACCGTCATCGGACAGGCGGTCGTCGTCGAGAAACTGTTCTCCTGGCCCGGGCTCGGGTCGCTCCTCGTGGACAGCGTCACCCTGCGCGACATCCCTGTGGTCCAGGGGGCGATTCTTCTGATCGTCCTTTCATTTCTCGTCATCAACACGCTGGTGGACGTCCTCTGTGCCGTCATCGACCCGCGCATCAAGTATACATGAGAGCGAAGGATGAAGATCAGAGCCAATCTGCTGATCGGAGGCATTCTGTTCGCAACAGTCGTGCTGACGGGACTGTTCGCTCCCCTGCTGGCCCATACGGATCCCGTCATGGATGCCAACCTCATGAACGCGGAGGAGCCACCCGGGGCGAAGTTCTGGTTCGGCACCGATGCGCAGGGTCGCGACATCTACAGCCGGGTTCTCTACGGCGCGCGGATCTCCCTCACCGTCGGCATCGTTTCCCAACTCATCAACACCGTCATCGGGGTGTGCCTCGGCCTGTCTGCAGGCTACTGGGGCGGCTGGTGGGACGACTTCGTCAACGGCCTGACGAACCTCATGCTGGCGATCCCTTCCCTCATCTTCGCCCTCGCCATCATGGCCATCCTCAATCCTGGCCTCACGAGCCTCCTCATCGCGCTCGGCCTGACGAACTGGTCGTTCACATGCCGGCTTGCCCGCGCCTCCGCGCTCTCCCTCAAGAGCCAGGGCTACGTGCAGGCTGCCAAGGTCCTCGGCTACAGCGACATCAGGATCATGCTCACTCAGCTCCTGCCCAACATGCTGGGGCCCATCATCGTCATCGGCACGCTCGGCATGGGCGGCGCCGTGCTTGCCGAGGCTTCCCTCTCGTTCCTGGGTCTCGGCATCCGTCCGCCCTTTCCCAGCTGGGGCAGCATGCTTTCCGACGCGCGCGACCAGATCACGACGGCGCCTTGGATCTCGATCTTTCCGGGGCTGGCGATCTTCGTCACCGTCCTCGGACTGAACCTCCTCGGCGACGGTCTCCGCGACATCCTCGATCCGCAGTCCAGGACACGCCGCATATGATGGGGGAGCCGCTTCTCGAAGTCAGGGATCTTCGGATCGGTCTCGCGGTGGGAGACACTCTCTTCGATGCCGTCGAGGATGTTTCCTTCACCATCGGCAGAGGCGAGACCCTCGGTCTGGTCGGTGAATCCGGTTGCGGCAAGAGCATCACGGCGCTTGCGCTGATCGGCTTGCTGCGCCCGCCGCTTGCCGTCACGGGCGGCGGGATCCGCTTCGATGGGCGCGATCTTCGCTCCTTACCCGCCGGGGAGATCCGCAAGCTCAGAGGCAGCCGGATATCGATGATCTTTCAGGAGCCGATGACGGCCCTCAATCCGCTCTCCCCCGTCGGTCGGCAGATCGCGGAGATGTTCGTCCTGCACAGGGGGGCGACATGGAAGGAGGCCGAGCGGCTGGCCATCGAGGCGCTTGCGAGCGTGCGCGTCCCGGCACCCGACCGGCGCGTCAAAGACTATCCTCATCAGATGTCCGGCGGCATGCGGCAGCGGGCGATGATCGCCATTGCCCTCGCCTGCGGTCCCGACCTTCTCCTGGCAGACGAGCCGACGACGGCGCTGGACGTGACGGTGCAGGCCGAGATTCTCGCGCTCATCCGCGATCTGTCCGCTGCCAAGGGAACTGCGGTTCTGATGATCAGCCACGATCTGGGGTTGATCGCAAACATGTGTCGCCGGGTCGGTGTCATGTATGCCGGCCGCCTTGTGGAGGAGCGGGCGGCAAAGGACATCTTCCGGTCTCCTCGCCATCCTTATACCAAAGGGCTCGTGGCCTCACTGCCGCTCCTCGGCGCCCGGTCGCGGCATGGACGCAAGCGCCTTCAGGAGATCGAAGGCGTCGTGCCTCCAGTCTCCAGCTTCCCTCGCGGCTGCCGTTTCAACCCGAGGTGCCATGCGGCGACCGCCCTCTGCCGTACGGAGGATCCGGGCATCGCGCCATTGGAACATGGCGGATTTGTACGGTGCCACCACCATGAGTGAACCGGCGAACGATCCGATCCTGAAGGTCGAAGACCTGGCGGTGCATTTTCCCGTCGGAGGGCGGCTGTTCGGAGGAAGTCGCAGATTCGTGCACGCCGTCGATGGCGTCGACCTCGAGTTGAAGAAGGGAGAATGCCTCGGGCTCGTGGGAGAATCGGGATGCGGCAAGTCGACCCTGGCTCTCTCCATCCTGGGGCTGCAGGCGCCGACGCGGGGGCGGATTCTCATAGAGGGGCGCGACATATCCAATGACGGGGGAAACCGGATGGACCGTGCACGCATGGCCCAAATGGTCTTTCAGGATCCCTACTCGTCGCTCAATCCTCGGCAGACGATCCGGACGACTCTCGAAGCTCCCCTGCGCCTCCATGGAGTTACTGCCAGGAGCGAGATCGAGGACAGAATCGCAGACATGCTCCGCCGCGTCGGTCTCCGCCCCGATGTGGCGAAGCGCTACCCGCACGAGTTCTCGGGCGGCCAGCGCCAAAGGATCGGCATCGCGCGGGCCTTGATCCTTAAGCCTCGGATCGTCGTTCTCGACGAACCGGTTTCCGCGCTCGATGTTTCCATCCGCGCACAGATCATCAACCTTCTTCTGGAGTTGAAGGAGACCTTCAACCTCTCCTACATCATGATCAGCCATGACCTTGGAGTGGTCGAGCACATGAGCGACAGGGTCGCCGTCATGTATCTCGGCCGCATCGTGGAGACGGGGGGATGGGAGACGATTTTCACAGAGCCCCGCCATCCCTACACCCGCGCTCTGATCGAAGCGATCCCGGATCCTTTCAGACACGGACTGAGCACGAAGATCACCGGAGAGATCCCAAACCCGCTCGATCCACCCACCGGCTGCAGTTTCCATCCCCGCTGCCCGGAAGCGCGGGACATCTGCCGGGCTCCGCCCATTCCGGACTTGGAGCAGATCGGCCCCGGCCATCTCGCCCGCTGTCGTCGCGTCTTCGACATTCCAAGCTGGACGCCTCCCGCATTCTGAGAACGCCACGCGTGCGATCGATCCGAATGATCCCCGCGCAGAGCACCTTCAACGTACGGACGCTCCGAGCCGGCCCCAATTCCCAACCGACAGGAAATATCCATGATGACGAACGTTCCTACCGTCCGCGTTCGCGTGCCTCGCAAGGGAGAGGTGCCGCATCTCGGCACGCTCTCGATTGAGGATTGGACCACGCCGTGCACCGTGGGCACCGGCGGTCTGATCCAGGCCTCTCTCAAGCGTGAAGGCGACAAGCGTACCCCGGTCGGCACCTTTCCCCTCAGGTATGGCCTTTACGACGCTGCGGCTCGCCCCGGTTTCGCGCGCGATCTTGCCTTTCCCTTCGCTCCCATGTCGCCGGAGATGATCTGGGAGGAAGAGGGCGAAAACTACAACCGCCTCGTCTTCGCCACCGATGGCGAGCGTCTCGGCGACAGCCTGATGAGGCAGCGCGACGAGCCGCTCTTCGAGGTGATCGTCCCGATCGGCTTCAACGACTCCGTTCCGGAGCCCGGTCGCGGCAGCGCTCTGTTCATTCATGCGGCACGGGCCGACATGAGCGGCACCGCCGGATGCATCGGTGTTCCAGCGGACAGGCTTGAGGAATTCGCACGCCGCCTTCGTCCGGGAATGGTGATCGACATCGGATATGACGATGCCGATGGGCGTCCCGTCTGCGACGAAACGACTCCGCTCGAAGTGGTGCAGTTCGTCGGCCTCGAGCGTGGGCCGAAGCTGATCGTCATGGGTGCCGTTCACGGCAACGAGATCTGCGGGCCCGAGGCAATCCTGAAGGCAATCGCCGACTGTCGCGCAGGGCGCCTCTCGATCCGCCGGGGTACCGTGACATTCGTCCCCGTCGCCAACATGAAGGCTTACCGCCAGGGAACGCGGGAAGGCGACCGGAATCTCAACCGCGACCTGCGGGAGAAGACCATTCCGACCGACTATGAGGACAAGGTCGGGAACCGCATCTGCGCCTTGCTGCGCGAGCATGACGTTCTGCTGGACATCCATTCATTCCGAGGAGAAGGAGTGCCGTTCGTATTCGCCGGCCCCTCGGACAACACCGGTCTCGTGGAGCCCTTCGGACTGTCGGCCCAAGAGGGACAGTTCGCAGCAAGGCTTGGGACTCCGGTCGTCATTCATGGATGGCTTGAGGTTTACGCCCGCTTTCTGGAGGAGCGCGCCCGGCTCGGCTTTCAGAGCAAGGCGGCCTCCGAAGGGGTGGGAACGACGGAGTACATGCGGTTTTCCGGTGGCTACGGCGTCACGTTGGAATGCGGGACGCATGAGGATCCTGCGGCTGTCGGCGTAGGCTATCGCGCGATCCTCAATGCGCTCGCCATTCTCGGCATCATCGACGCCCCCATGCCGCCCGTTGCCCTGGAGAGGGCCATTCGGATCGTCGATGTCGTCCTCTGCCGAGAGGAAGGCGACCGGCTCGAAGGCGCCTGGAGAACCGGCGATGCGGTCCCGCAAGGCGCGGTCATTGCCCGGCGGGCCGACGGCGAGCCTGTTACGGCGCCCGCTGCAGGCTATATCGTCTTTCCCAACGCCAAGGCCGTTCCGGGCGATGGCATCTGCTACTTTGGAATCGACAGCGCCCGCAGGTTCTAAGGGCACCGGACCCGAAAGTGGATCTCGGTTCCTGGGATCGCTCCGATCCTCTCTTTGGAAAAGTGCCTCGTCGAATGCGAGAACAGGGCCCGCTTTTCGCCGACGCGGACCTTGGGTTCCGCACAATGCATCAGGAGACGATCTCGATTGTGAGCCTGATGGAATCCGCAGGAACGCCCATGGTTGCGGCAATCTTGAACCGCGCCTCGTCCAGAGCCTCCTGAACGGCGAACTGCGTAATGAAGGAAGGATCCTCCAGTTCGGGAAGGCCGCCCATAGGAGAACTCGCGGCCGTCGATCCAGATCCGTGCTCGCGGGACCGAGCTGCGAGGAACATGATCCCATAATCCTGCCCCTGGGACCATGCCACCTGCGCCCGCACCGTCAGCCGATCCGGGATCACGAAGTCGAATTCGGGAGGCAGTTCTGCAGCCGTGGGCAGTGTCAGGCGCGCACCGGTGTCCGAAAGATCGGTAACGATGCAGGACATCGCTTCATGGGACGGATCGGCGATGATCCGTCCCTGAATTGCCAGTTGCATGCGCTTTCGCGACCGGCGTTGGTCGAGCCAGTAGACCATGGCGGATTTCCCTTCGTGCCGGTCTGCTTATCGACTGCGAAGCGCATTGGAATCAAGTCCTGCCGCCGCTCACCTCTGCTGAGGCCGCAAGGAACGGGCGAGTTCGCGAATGACGCTGTCCTCGATATCGAGATTCAACTCATCCCGCGACGGTCCTTCGGCCGGCCCTGGCTGCGCCGGCTTCTGGGCCGGCACATTTTGGGGGGCCGGCTGCTTCTCGACTGCGTTCCCGGGACGGCGGCGCGGCTCGGGAGCCTCCACGGGGCTCGACGGCTGCGCATAGGAAAACTGTCTGGACGAACTGAACCGGTTCTCCAGCGTATCCAGCAGACTGTTGAGCGCCGCGTTCGAAAGCGGAACATCCAATGCCGGCGGAAGTCCATTCAGCGCGATGGCGCGGTTCTGGTAGGCGACCTCCGCCGTCACCTCGGGCCCGAACCATGGCAGTGGCCGGAAATCCTTCGGCTCGTCGCTGTCGTCGAACTCCACGACGATGAGGTCGAGGGGGCCGGGGGTGACGAAGCGGTAGACCTGGATCTCGCGGGAGCCGATCGAGAGGTCGGTGCGAACGTAGTCGACCTTGCCGGGCGTGACATCCAGAAGCGCCTCCGCATGCGAGCGGGGGACCGCCGTGCGCTCCTCCATGGGCGCACCAGGCCCTCCCGTGATGAGGACGAGGCTGCCCTGATCCCCCTCGATGTGCACATATGAGCTGCGGTCCGCCTGATTGGGGAAATGGCCCTCCGTCACGCGCGTGCCGCCGCGCTCCTTTCGGATGAGGCGCGCCAAAGAGGAGGCCATGAGAAAACGTCTTGTCGAAACCATCTGGCGTACGCTCCGCGGCAAATACAGAAACTCTCCGACTTACCTAGAGTTCGAAGATTGAATCGGCAAATGGATTAAGCGCTCTCCCAAAGGAAAGCTAGCCATCAGGTTAATCCCAGAGACGCAGCCGCATGGTAGCAATTTTCTCCACCAGCAGCGATGCGCAACAAGGTTATAGGTACTGAGTTGCACGACAATGCGTGCCCCTCAGGGAAGCGCCGCTGCGCCGATATGCAGATCGTATCGAGGAGGATCGGAGTCTCGACGTGACGGCTCGGTCCGCTGCGGGATGACAGGCGAAGCCGCCCCTGAACAGGCCGGGCTGAAGAGGCTTCGCACGCGAAGGATGCGACACATCGAAAAGCGAAGGCAGGCGGGATGGGCGATAGAACCCCAACGGGTCGCGCCTATTGTTTGGGAGCAACAGTTGGGTGGAAGCGGCGAGGGATGGGGGTGGGGGCCGCCTTTGCCGTTGACGCAAGGACGGGCAACCGGCATTTATCAATAATCCTACTGATTCGGAGGGGCGACGCGGACCAACAAAGCACACGCGCTCACGATCCGTAGTAAAAAGTATAAGTTAAGAAGTAGTTGCCCAGGCGCTGACCGCCAGCAACTCGCGATCCTCATCGCGCGTACCTGCGTTCGACTACAACTTGATAGGCCGGGGGGCTTACATCATGTACATCGTCGTCGACGAACGACAGATGGTGACGGCTGCGTACGTCGCCGGGTTCCATCGGGAAGGCGTCTCCTCGCTCGGGCTCTACGCCGGCGAGTTCAAGGAATGGCTCAACGCCGCCTCCAGCGCCGACCTCGACGCCGTCCAGGGCTTCCTGCTCGGCGAGTTCCAGGAGCGCATCGCCTGCGCCGAAGCCATCCGCCGCCACTCCCGCGCCCCCATCATCGCCCTGAGCGAGATCCGCTCCCTCGAGCAGACCCTGGAGCTCTTCACCGCCAAGTTCGACGACGTGGTGCGCAAGCCCGTCCACGTGCGCGAGATCCTCGCCCGCTCCGAGGCGATCTGGCGGCGCGTCAACGCCGCCGCCCAGACCGCCCCGGCCGCGCCCGAGCGCCTGAAGGTGTACTTCGACGGGCGCGACCCGGAGATCGACGGCGTCAGCCTGCCCCTGCCCCGCCGCGAGCGGCACATTCTCGAGTACCTGGTGCGCAACCGCGGCCGCCGCCTGACCAAGACCCAGATCTTCAACGCCATCTACGGCATCTATTCCAACGACGTCGAGGAGAGCGTCATCGAGGGCCATGTCAGCAAGCTGCGCAAGAAGCTGCGCGCCCGCCTCGGATACGATCCCATCGAAGCCAAACGTTACATCGGATACACCTTCGTCGGCTGAACCAATACCCTCACCACAACATCCAGTACCAGCTCAAAAAATAAGCCGCGCTGCGCATGGCCTGAAGGTCCTTACGAGGTTAACATCAATTCGTCCGGTCCTGCAGCTGTCCGGATCGCTACTCAGCCCTGGAGTCCTCCGGTTCAATGTTGGGCGTAAGACAGATCCTTCCGGCCTCGGTCCAGCACGCGGGCGATTCCGAGGCAGGATCCCACGAGGGGACGCACCTCATTGCAACGAAGAACCGGTGGTCCCGAGTCGTTCTGATCTTCCCTAACCTCACGCCGGATGTCTGGTGCCAGTTCAGTTTCGAGATCGCCTGCGAAACGGACGACGCGGCGCGTCAGGAGCCCGATTACGCGACCGTGGGCATTGACTTTCAGGCTGGGGATGGATCGAGCATCGATTTCGCATCCGTTCCCGGCCTTGTGCGAGGGCAGATCGATCCCTTCCAGTTTCCGGTCGGTGGCCCTGGGCTCTGCGACGGGCATTCGAGCCAAAGTCACACGCGGAAGGTCAGAATCGCCTTTCTCGTTCCAGCTCCAGCGACACAGGCCCAAGTCACCATCCGCAGCTGGCGCAATACAAAGCCGTTCGTGGTCGGCAATCTGTCGCTGGTGCAGTTCGTCCAGGGAAACACCGAGCCCAATCCTGCAGGCGATGAACTCGCTGCCTCCGTCGCCGAGAGAAATGCCTCTCCCGATGCGCGGCGGAATTGGCCCATCCTGTCCACTAGCCCCCGCTGGTTTCAGTTTGGTCTCGTTCCCAGGCATAACCTCTTCGTTCGTGGCCAGCTCGTCGCAGAGAGCACATCCTCCGAGGGCACTCTCGTGCGTGTCGTCTATCGGGACGAGCAGGGCCACGAAATCCCACCTCC is a genomic window containing:
- a CDS encoding amidohydrolase, which codes for MQADIVLRNGPIWCGRQEGVVEALAIWQGRVLAAGADREVSTLVGPSTRIIDLDGRLATPGLNDSHLHLISLGLMMDWVDAKPTTVSTLDGLLSSIRERASRSRPGEWILARGYDQTKLDVQRHPHRSELDRAAPDNPVMLVRTCGHVSICNSRALQLAGIDESSASPPGGLIEQQNGRLTGLLAENARAPVWAVIPSPDEEQLVAAIERGGRHLLSYGITSCMDAAVGQRGGFGEISAYHRAKREGRLPVRTWLTLLGDPDRSIVPQCYEAGLITGTGDDMLMIGAVKLFLDGSAGGRTAWMSRPYLGEDRTTGVQMMPDETVNELVMDAHVKGYQLACHAIGDAAIEQLIAAYERALEAHPDPDRRHRIEHSGFSTPEQHARMVAAGIYPCPQQVFIYDFGDAYISVLGEERALGSYPFKTWMDLGLKPATGSDAPVCEPNPFPNFYAMLTRKTWKGTLMDVSERVSIEEALQAYTEFGAFSQKLEHVKGRLVPGQLADVAVFSRNLLTASADDILDNTRCDLTIRGGAIVHDRHGVA
- a CDS encoding ABC transporter substrate-binding protein encodes the protein MGGVAEAQTPRKGGTIRFTAPYGSSFANLDIHTSNRAQDEIWAKAIHRSLYNWDAAAGKPVLELAKSVDVSADGLTYTFKLRDDAYFHNGRRLKADDVIWTYNHIMDGTKAYPGARYVRMIKGAVDVEKGQAKTISGLRKIDDDTFEMTLTEKVEPGFYFWTATTSIYPAEEAQKESFTTNPIGLGPYKLAEYVPGSRLVAERWDKFYKAGKPYADKVSIMIMGEASARDVAFRNKEIDASILGPAQYVAYKSDPDLSKGLLEVAEVYTRVMGLNPEFKPFADRRVRQAINHAIDADLIIKKLVKDKAYRATSWLPPTSPGFDKSVKPYSYDPEKAKKLLAEAGYPNGFEFEWTATSNESWGIPIVEAVIPMLEKVGIKVKIKPVEGSVLSEVVRKGEYQAFIWSLSTGPDPQAALKCFHSKIPQSACNYTLFKNEQVDKLLDEAGETGDPAKKEENLKKVNNIIFEEAPYWFFNYNKAVMAHQPWLKGLQANATELAIQNYEEMWVDESSPAAK
- a CDS encoding ABC transporter permease, producing the protein MAAFLFRRLLQTVPILLAVALIIFVLFSVIPGTFASSMSDDGRSVIDVAVMERMNKEFGFGDPVYVRFGKYVSQLVQFDLGTSFRTRQPVAKVLAERMWPTFILTVASMLFAIAVGVPLGFVAALRPGSLIDTLSMVGAVSGLSLPKFWLGLMLMYLFALVLGWLPSFGYGDGSLRHLVLPSVALGVAPMALLARTTRAAVLEIMNADFVRTARAKGMSESKVVRWHLARNALVIILTTIGLQFGTVIGQAVVVEKLFSWPGLGSLLVDSVTLRDIPVVQGAILLIVLSFLVINTLVDVLCAVIDPRIKYT
- a CDS encoding ABC transporter permease, whose amino-acid sequence is MKIRANLLIGGILFATVVLTGLFAPLLAHTDPVMDANLMNAEEPPGAKFWFGTDAQGRDIYSRVLYGARISLTVGIVSQLINTVIGVCLGLSAGYWGGWWDDFVNGLTNLMLAIPSLIFALAIMAILNPGLTSLLIALGLTNWSFTCRLARASALSLKSQGYVQAAKVLGYSDIRIMLTQLLPNMLGPIIVIGTLGMGGAVLAEASLSFLGLGIRPPFPSWGSMLSDARDQITTAPWISIFPGLAIFVTVLGLNLLGDGLRDILDPQSRTRRI
- a CDS encoding ABC transporter ATP-binding protein; protein product: MMGEPLLEVRDLRIGLAVGDTLFDAVEDVSFTIGRGETLGLVGESGCGKSITALALIGLLRPPLAVTGGGIRFDGRDLRSLPAGEIRKLRGSRISMIFQEPMTALNPLSPVGRQIAEMFVLHRGATWKEAERLAIEALASVRVPAPDRRVKDYPHQMSGGMRQRAMIAIALACGPDLLLADEPTTALDVTVQAEILALIRDLSAAKGTAVLMISHDLGLIANMCRRVGVMYAGRLVEERAAKDIFRSPRHPYTKGLVASLPLLGARSRHGRKRLQEIEGVVPPVSSFPRGCRFNPRCHAATALCRTEDPGIAPLEHGGFVRCHHHE
- a CDS encoding ABC transporter ATP-binding protein, with the protein product MSEPANDPILKVEDLAVHFPVGGRLFGGSRRFVHAVDGVDLELKKGECLGLVGESGCGKSTLALSILGLQAPTRGRILIEGRDISNDGGNRMDRARMAQMVFQDPYSSLNPRQTIRTTLEAPLRLHGVTARSEIEDRIADMLRRVGLRPDVAKRYPHEFSGGQRQRIGIARALILKPRIVVLDEPVSALDVSIRAQIINLLLELKETFNLSYIMISHDLGVVEHMSDRVAVMYLGRIVETGGWETIFTEPRHPYTRALIEAIPDPFRHGLSTKITGEIPNPLDPPTGCSFHPRCPEARDICRAPPIPDLEQIGPGHLARCRRVFDIPSWTPPAF
- a CDS encoding L,D-transpeptidase family protein encodes the protein MMTNVPTVRVRVPRKGEVPHLGTLSIEDWTTPCTVGTGGLIQASLKREGDKRTPVGTFPLRYGLYDAAARPGFARDLAFPFAPMSPEMIWEEEGENYNRLVFATDGERLGDSLMRQRDEPLFEVIVPIGFNDSVPEPGRGSALFIHAARADMSGTAGCIGVPADRLEEFARRLRPGMVIDIGYDDADGRPVCDETTPLEVVQFVGLERGPKLIVMGAVHGNEICGPEAILKAIADCRAGRLSIRRGTVTFVPVANMKAYRQGTREGDRNLNRDLREKTIPTDYEDKVGNRICALLREHDVLLDIHSFRGEGVPFVFAGPSDNTGLVEPFGLSAQEGQFAARLGTPVVIHGWLEVYARFLEERARLGFQSKAASEGVGTTEYMRFSGGYGVTLECGTHEDPAAVGVGYRAILNALAILGIIDAPMPPVALERAIRIVDVVLCREEGDRLEGAWRTGDAVPQGAVIARRADGEPVTAPAAGYIVFPNAKAVPGDGICYFGIDSARRF